In a genomic window of Gossypium arboreum isolate Shixiya-1 chromosome 9, ASM2569848v2, whole genome shotgun sequence:
- the LOC108455654 gene encoding uncharacterized protein LOC108455654 isoform X1 yields MESGIDSKSKGEKGTILVTNDDGIQAPGLNALVSVLVSTHRFNVLVCAPQLEMSAVSHSITWRQPLRVEKVEMDGATAFKASGTPADCASLGVSSVLFPSVPDLVISGINQGSNCGYHTVYSGTTAGAREAFLNGVPAISISYDCYGGLSFEEFEKMLRVEAGSKTKMNYEYEAAAKACLPIISGIIAEIKNNTYPQGCFLNMDLPKDVANHKGYKVTKQGKSMMKIRWKQITSHGQPSEIEHHLLFRRQLSGCQVDIDDSDHKSLQEGYISITPLGILTHPDKDCKAYFEDWLPNLIQQHQSHNPLLD; encoded by the exons atggAAAGTGGAATTGATTCAAAGAGCAAAGGCGAGAAGGGAACAATCTTGGTGACCAACGACGATGGAATCCAGGCACCTGGCTTGAATGCTTTGGTTAGCGTCCTCGTTTCCACTCATCGATTCAACGTTCTTGTTTGCGCTCCTCAGCT GGAGATGTCAGCTGTTAGTCATAGTATTACATGGCGTCAACCACTTCGTGTGGAGAAAGTTGAAATGGATGGAGCCACTGCTTTCAAGGCTTCTG GAACTCCGGCAGATTGTGCTTCTTTGGGAGTCTCCTCGGTGCTGTTTCCATCAGTTCCTGACCTG GTTATCAGTGGCATCAATCAGGGCAGCAACTGTGGTTATCACAC TGTTTATTCTGGTACCACTGCCGGTGCTCGAGAAGCATTCCTAAATGGCGTTCCAGCTATCTCCATATCCTACGATTG TTATGGTGGTCTTAGTTTTGAGGAATTCGAGAAGATGCTAAG GGTTGAGGCTGGGAGCAAGACTAAGATGAATTATGAGTATGAAGCTGCTGCAAAGGCTTGCTTGCCAATAATAAGTGGAATAATAGCTGAGATCAAGAACAATACTTATCCTCAAGGTTGCTTTTTAAATATGGACCTCCCCAAAGACGTTGCCAATCATAAG GGATACAAAGTGACAAAACAGGGGAAAAGTATGATGAAGATAAGATGGAAGCAAATTACAAGTCATGGACAACCCTCTGAAATTGAACACCATCTTTTATTCCGTAGACAA TTGAGTGGATGTCAAGTGGACATAGACGactcagatcacaaaagtcttcaAGAAGGATAT ATAAGCATCACTCCTCTGGGGATTCTCACTCATCCAGACAAGGATTGCAAGGCATACTTTGAAGATTGGCTCCCAAACCTGATTCAACAACACCAATCTCATAATCCTTTGCTGGATTAA
- the LOC108455654 gene encoding uncharacterized protein LOC108455654 isoform X2: MESGIDSKSKGEKGTILVTNDDGIQAPGLNALVSVLVSTHRFNVLVCAPQLEMSAVSHSITWRQPLRVEKVEMDGATAFKASGTPADCASLGVSSVLFPSVPDLVISGINQGSNCGYHTVYSGTTAGAREAFLNGVPAISISYDCYGGLSFEEFEKMLRVEAGSKTKMNYEYEAAAKACLPIISGIIAEIKNNTYPQGCFLNMDLPKDVANHKGYKVTKQGKSMMKIRWKQITSHGQPSEIEHHLLFRRQISITPLGILTHPDKDCKAYFEDWLPNLIQQHQSHNPLLD; the protein is encoded by the exons atggAAAGTGGAATTGATTCAAAGAGCAAAGGCGAGAAGGGAACAATCTTGGTGACCAACGACGATGGAATCCAGGCACCTGGCTTGAATGCTTTGGTTAGCGTCCTCGTTTCCACTCATCGATTCAACGTTCTTGTTTGCGCTCCTCAGCT GGAGATGTCAGCTGTTAGTCATAGTATTACATGGCGTCAACCACTTCGTGTGGAGAAAGTTGAAATGGATGGAGCCACTGCTTTCAAGGCTTCTG GAACTCCGGCAGATTGTGCTTCTTTGGGAGTCTCCTCGGTGCTGTTTCCATCAGTTCCTGACCTG GTTATCAGTGGCATCAATCAGGGCAGCAACTGTGGTTATCACAC TGTTTATTCTGGTACCACTGCCGGTGCTCGAGAAGCATTCCTAAATGGCGTTCCAGCTATCTCCATATCCTACGATTG TTATGGTGGTCTTAGTTTTGAGGAATTCGAGAAGATGCTAAG GGTTGAGGCTGGGAGCAAGACTAAGATGAATTATGAGTATGAAGCTGCTGCAAAGGCTTGCTTGCCAATAATAAGTGGAATAATAGCTGAGATCAAGAACAATACTTATCCTCAAGGTTGCTTTTTAAATATGGACCTCCCCAAAGACGTTGCCAATCATAAG GGATACAAAGTGACAAAACAGGGGAAAAGTATGATGAAGATAAGATGGAAGCAAATTACAAGTCATGGACAACCCTCTGAAATTGAACACCATCTTTTATTCCGTAGACAA ATAAGCATCACTCCTCTGGGGATTCTCACTCATCCAGACAAGGATTGCAAGGCATACTTTGAAGATTGGCTCCCAAACCTGATTCAACAACACCAATCTCATAATCCTTTGCTGGATTAA
- the LOC108455654 gene encoding uncharacterized protein LOC108455654 isoform X3 — protein sequence MESGIDSKSKGEKGTILVTNDDGIQAPGLNALVSVLVSTHRFNVLVCAPQLEMSAVSHSITWRQPLRVEKVEMDGATAFKASGTPADCASLGVSSVLFPSVPDLVISGINQGSNCGYHTYGGLSFEEFEKMLRVEAGSKTKMNYEYEAAAKACLPIISGIIAEIKNNTYPQGCFLNMDLPKDVANHKGYKVTKQGKSMMKIRWKQITSHGQPSEIEHHLLFRRQLSGCQVDIDDSDHKSLQEGYISITPLGILTHPDKDCKAYFEDWLPNLIQQHQSHNPLLD from the exons atggAAAGTGGAATTGATTCAAAGAGCAAAGGCGAGAAGGGAACAATCTTGGTGACCAACGACGATGGAATCCAGGCACCTGGCTTGAATGCTTTGGTTAGCGTCCTCGTTTCCACTCATCGATTCAACGTTCTTGTTTGCGCTCCTCAGCT GGAGATGTCAGCTGTTAGTCATAGTATTACATGGCGTCAACCACTTCGTGTGGAGAAAGTTGAAATGGATGGAGCCACTGCTTTCAAGGCTTCTG GAACTCCGGCAGATTGTGCTTCTTTGGGAGTCTCCTCGGTGCTGTTTCCATCAGTTCCTGACCTG GTTATCAGTGGCATCAATCAGGGCAGCAACTGTGGTTATCACAC TTATGGTGGTCTTAGTTTTGAGGAATTCGAGAAGATGCTAAG GGTTGAGGCTGGGAGCAAGACTAAGATGAATTATGAGTATGAAGCTGCTGCAAAGGCTTGCTTGCCAATAATAAGTGGAATAATAGCTGAGATCAAGAACAATACTTATCCTCAAGGTTGCTTTTTAAATATGGACCTCCCCAAAGACGTTGCCAATCATAAG GGATACAAAGTGACAAAACAGGGGAAAAGTATGATGAAGATAAGATGGAAGCAAATTACAAGTCATGGACAACCCTCTGAAATTGAACACCATCTTTTATTCCGTAGACAA TTGAGTGGATGTCAAGTGGACATAGACGactcagatcacaaaagtcttcaAGAAGGATAT ATAAGCATCACTCCTCTGGGGATTCTCACTCATCCAGACAAGGATTGCAAGGCATACTTTGAAGATTGGCTCCCAAACCTGATTCAACAACACCAATCTCATAATCCTTTGCTGGATTAA